In a single window of the Nilaparvata lugens isolate BPH chromosome 1, ASM1435652v1, whole genome shotgun sequence genome:
- the LOC111057754 gene encoding uncharacterized protein LOC111057754, giving the protein MEEEGRSSQEEEIMQDEVDAIILVHPRNCLEKILKMICGELIASFVLLSGKQHYIIAVCESAGMVDIDIRRIMNSFEVFSKEITVNRLVRGLIVPHLARKRLLLLHARFCYNLAVMLLVRSEKLLRDVISLKTSLRSKRRFEQLLNLDFCFDEDEPWPTFVFEELPPLSPLERITDQDPGLYLLETLERSGALEQHLLPEDEPMRPVEIEEAPNFGMPAEIIWDTDAIINWLPEELRPSSLFGQELNEPEQKKLFCSICRFSILEKCLMAVG; this is encoded by the exons ATGGAGGAAGAGGGTAGGAGCTCTCAAGAGGAGGAGATCATG cAGGATGAAGTGGATGCGATCATTTTAGTACATCCCAGAAACTGCTTGgaaaaaattttgaagatgATTTGTGGTGAACTGATTGCCTCATTCGTGCTACTGAGTGGTAAACAACATTATATAATAGCCGTTTGCGAAAGTGCTGGGATGGTAGATATTGATATTCGCCGAATTAT GAACTCATTTGAAGTGTTCAGTAAAGAAATCACAGTGAATCGGCTTGTGAGGGGACTCATAGTACCACATTTAGCTAGAAAACGCCTGCTTCTTCTTCATGCCAGGTTCTGTTACAACTTGGCTGTTATGTTGCTGGTCAGATCGGAAAAACTACTGC GTGACGTCATTTCCTTGAAGACATCTTTGCGATCAAAGAGAAGATTTGAACAACTGTTGAACCTGGATTTTTG TTTTGACGAAGATGAGCCTTGGCCGACATTCGTCTTTGAGGAGCTACCTCCTTTGTCTCCTCTGGAGAGAATAACAGACCAGGATCCGGGACTCTACCTTCTAGAAACTCTTGAAAGAAGTGGAG CTTTGGAACAGCATTTGCTCCCCGAGGATGAACCT ATGAGACCAGTTGAAATAGAAGAAGCACCCAACTTT GGAATGCCTGCTGAAATTATTTGGGATACCGATGCAATTATCAATTG GCTTCCTGAAGAATTGAGACCGTCTTCATTGTTTGGACAGGAGCTAAATGAACCTGAGCAG AAAAAGCTATTCTGCTCAAtttgcagattttcaattcttgaaaaatgcCTGATGGCAGTTG GTTAA